One segment of Streptomyces sp. NBC_00576 DNA contains the following:
- a CDS encoding ABC transporter permease, producing MSQTTAPAASSSPPAPPVTHKDGRTNQRSLGRRLLARPEVGALIAAIGVYLFFFAAAPSFRETSALATVLYQASVMGIMALPVALLMIGGEFDLSAGVAVTTSALTAAILSFQLSMNVWTGIFVALIVSLAVGAFNGWLLIKTGLPSFLVTLASFLILQGANLAVTKIFTGNVASDSIADMDGFDQAKKVFASEFSIGGVNFKITIVYWLVFAAIATWILLRTKFGNWIFAVGGSKDSARAVGVPVNFTKIALFMGVGACAWFVGMHLLFSFNTVQSGEGVGSEFLYIIAAVIGGCLLTGGYGSAIGSVIGAFIFGMVSQGIVYANWNPDWFKAFLGVMLLVAALVNLWVRRQATRR from the coding sequence ATGAGTCAGACAACGGCACCGGCGGCGAGTTCCTCGCCGCCGGCTCCGCCGGTCACTCACAAGGACGGCCGCACCAACCAGCGGTCCCTGGGGCGCAGGCTGCTCGCCCGCCCCGAGGTCGGCGCTCTCATCGCCGCGATCGGCGTGTACCTGTTCTTCTTCGCGGCGGCGCCTTCCTTCCGGGAGACCAGCGCGCTGGCCACCGTGCTCTACCAGGCGTCCGTGATGGGCATCATGGCGCTGCCGGTGGCCCTGCTGATGATCGGCGGGGAGTTCGACCTGTCCGCCGGCGTCGCGGTCACCACCTCCGCGCTGACCGCCGCGATCCTCAGCTTCCAGCTGTCCATGAACGTGTGGACCGGCATCTTCGTCGCCCTGATCGTGTCGCTGGCGGTGGGCGCGTTCAACGGCTGGCTGCTGATCAAGACCGGGCTGCCGAGCTTCCTGGTCACCCTGGCCTCGTTCCTGATCCTGCAGGGCGCCAACCTCGCCGTCACGAAGATCTTCACCGGGAACGTGGCGTCCGACTCGATCGCCGACATGGACGGCTTCGACCAGGCCAAGAAGGTCTTCGCGTCCGAGTTCAGCATCGGCGGCGTCAACTTCAAGATCACCATCGTGTACTGGCTGGTGTTCGCCGCGATCGCGACCTGGATCCTGCTGCGCACCAAGTTCGGCAACTGGATCTTCGCCGTCGGCGGCAGCAAGGACTCCGCCCGCGCGGTCGGTGTCCCGGTCAACTTCACGAAGATCGCCCTGTTCATGGGGGTGGGCGCGTGTGCCTGGTTCGTGGGCATGCACCTGCTGTTCTCGTTCAACACCGTGCAGTCCGGCGAGGGCGTCGGCAGCGAGTTCCTCTACATCATCGCCGCGGTCATCGGCGGCTGCCTGCTGACCGGCGGCTACGGCTCCGCCATCGGTTCGGTCATCGGTGCCTTCATCTTCGGCATGGTCTCCCAGGGCATCGTCTACGCCAACTGGAACCCGGACTGGTTCAAGGCGTTCCTCGGCGTGATGCTCCTGGTCGCCGCCCTCGTCAATCTGTGGGTCCGCCGCCAGGCGACCCGGAGGTGA
- a CDS encoding Gfo/Idh/MocA family protein yields MRIGILGLGRIGAFHAETLSGLDAVDSLVVSDPFTDAAKTAAERFGAQVADSPEALLAAGVDGIVIAAATDAHPALILAAVEAGVPVFCEKPVARTMAEGVAVLNAVKDSGVEIQIGYNRRFDAGFVAARAAVQSGELGPLHTVRSTTLDPAPPPAAYIAASGGIFRDCSVHDFDIIRWVTGREVTEVYAVGANKGADFIKAAGDADTTGAILTLDDGTIAVVSNSRHNARGYDVRMEIHGFQDSIAVGLEDKLPLRSVEPGVTFPAGVPHDFFMDRFIPAYRAELTAFTEVVAGTRTSPCTVAEALEAGWIADACTLSLQEHRPVRIADVRTV; encoded by the coding sequence ATGCGTATCGGAATCCTCGGCCTCGGCCGCATCGGCGCCTTCCACGCCGAGACCCTCTCCGGTCTCGACGCCGTCGACTCCCTCGTCGTCAGCGACCCGTTCACGGACGCCGCCAAGACCGCCGCGGAGCGCTTCGGCGCCCAGGTCGCGGACTCCCCCGAGGCCCTCCTGGCCGCCGGTGTCGACGGCATCGTGATCGCCGCCGCGACGGACGCCCACCCGGCCCTGATCCTCGCCGCCGTCGAGGCGGGGGTGCCGGTGTTCTGTGAGAAGCCGGTGGCCCGCACGATGGCCGAGGGTGTCGCGGTGCTCAACGCGGTCAAGGACAGCGGCGTCGAGATCCAGATCGGCTACAACCGGCGTTTCGACGCGGGCTTCGTCGCCGCGCGGGCCGCTGTGCAGAGCGGTGAGCTGGGCCCGCTGCACACCGTCCGGTCGACCACCCTGGACCCGGCGCCGCCGCCGGCCGCGTACATCGCCGCCTCCGGTGGCATCTTCCGGGACTGCTCGGTGCACGACTTCGACATCATCCGCTGGGTGACGGGCCGTGAGGTCACCGAGGTGTACGCGGTGGGCGCCAACAAGGGTGCCGACTTCATCAAGGCCGCGGGTGACGCCGACACCACCGGCGCGATCCTCACCCTGGACGACGGCACGATCGCCGTTGTCTCCAACTCCCGCCACAACGCCCGTGGTTACGACGTCCGCATGGAGATCCACGGCTTCCAGGACAGCATCGCCGTCGGCCTGGAGGACAAGCTCCCGCTGCGTTCCGTGGAGCCGGGCGTCACCTTCCCGGCGGGCGTCCCGCACGACTTCTTCATGGACCGCTTCATCCCCGCCTACCGCGCCGAACTGACGGCGTTCACGGAGGTCGTCGCGGGTACCCGTACGTCCCCGTGCACGGTCGCCGAGGCGCTGGAGGCGGGGTGGATCGCGGACGCGTGCACGCTGTCCCTCCAGGAGCACCGCCCGGTGCGCATCGCGGACGTACGCACGGTCTGA
- a CDS encoding substrate-binding domain-containing protein: MARSSRSRRIAPVVAAAAVTALVLAGCSSSSGGKKSEDEGADASAGKATTPQMTVALVTHQAPGDTFWDIVRKGAQAAADKDNIKLVYSADPNAGQQATLVQNAIDQKVDGIAITLAKPDAMKDVVAKATAAGIPVVGLNSGLSDWKKLGLQQFFGQDESVAGEAFGKRLNELGSKKAVCVVQEQGNVGLTQRCDGVKKTFTGTLEVLNVNGTDMPSVKSTITAKLNQDKAIDYVVALGASYALTAVQSVGDANSKAKVATFDLNKEMTDAITKGDIQFAVDQQPYLQGYLAVDSMWLFKNNGNYSGGGEQPVLTGPAFVDKSNVEKIAAFAAKGTR; this comes from the coding sequence ATGGCTCGCTCTTCTCGCTCCCGCAGAATCGCCCCCGTTGTTGCCGCTGCCGCGGTGACGGCCCTGGTCCTGGCGGGTTGCTCCAGCAGTTCCGGCGGCAAGAAGTCCGAGGATGAAGGGGCTGACGCCTCGGCGGGCAAGGCCACCACTCCTCAGATGACCGTTGCCCTGGTCACCCACCAGGCGCCCGGTGACACCTTCTGGGACATCGTCCGCAAGGGTGCCCAGGCCGCCGCCGACAAGGACAACATCAAGCTCGTCTACTCGGCCGACCCGAACGCGGGCCAGCAGGCCACCCTCGTCCAGAACGCGATCGACCAGAAAGTCGACGGCATCGCCATCACGCTGGCCAAGCCGGACGCCATGAAGGACGTCGTCGCCAAGGCCACGGCGGCCGGCATCCCCGTCGTCGGCCTCAACTCGGGCCTGAGCGACTGGAAGAAGCTGGGTCTCCAGCAGTTCTTCGGCCAGGACGAGTCCGTCGCGGGCGAGGCGTTCGGCAAGAGGCTGAACGAGCTCGGCTCCAAGAAGGCCGTCTGTGTGGTCCAGGAGCAGGGCAACGTCGGCCTCACCCAGCGCTGTGACGGTGTGAAGAAGACGTTCACCGGCACGCTGGAGGTCCTCAACGTCAACGGCACCGACATGCCGTCCGTGAAGTCGACGATCACCGCGAAGCTCAACCAGGACAAGGCCATTGACTACGTGGTCGCGCTCGGCGCCAGCTACGCGCTGACCGCGGTGCAGTCGGTGGGCGACGCCAACAGCAAGGCCAAGGTCGCGACCTTCGACCTCAACAAGGAGATGACCGACGCCATCACGAAGGGCGACATCCAGTTCGCGGTGGACCAGCAGCCTTACCTGCAGGGCTACTTGGCCGTTGACTCGATGTGGCTGTTCAAGAACAACGGCAACTACAGCGGTGGCGGTGAGCAGCCCGTGCTGACCGGCCCGGCGTTCGTCGACAAGTCCAACGTCGAGAAGATCGCCGCGTTCGCCGCGAAGGGCACTCGGTGA
- a CDS encoding ATP-binding cassette domain-containing protein, with protein sequence MTTNETSPAESSPNGTLTQDSSPQDAAPIVELRATGKAYGNVRALHGVNLTVRSGQVTCVLGDNGAGKSTLIKIISGLHQHTEGELLIDGEPVHFSTPRQALDAGIATVYQDLATVPLMPVWRNFFLGSEMTKGPWPVRRLDIEKMKQTADTELRAMGIVLDDLDQAIGTLSGGQRQSVAIARAVYFGARVLILDEPTAALGVKQSGVVLKYIAAARDKGLGVIFITHNPHHAYMVGDHFSVLRLGTMELSAARSDVTLEELTNHMAGGAELAALKHELAQVRGVDVEKLPEAEDLQTPVTTTPEGKTA encoded by the coding sequence ATGACAACCAACGAAACCTCCCCCGCCGAGTCTTCCCCCAACGGCACCCTCACCCAGGACAGTTCGCCCCAGGACGCCGCGCCGATCGTCGAGCTGCGCGCCACCGGCAAGGCCTACGGCAACGTCCGGGCCCTGCACGGCGTGAACCTCACCGTGCGCTCCGGCCAGGTCACCTGCGTCCTGGGCGACAACGGCGCCGGCAAGTCCACGCTGATCAAAATCATCTCCGGACTGCACCAGCACACCGAGGGCGAACTCCTCATCGACGGCGAGCCGGTCCACTTCAGCACGCCCCGCCAGGCGCTGGACGCCGGGATCGCCACCGTCTACCAGGACCTGGCCACCGTCCCGCTGATGCCGGTGTGGCGCAACTTCTTCCTCGGCTCCGAGATGACCAAGGGCCCCTGGCCCGTGCGCCGTCTCGACATCGAGAAGATGAAGCAGACCGCGGACACCGAACTGCGCGCCATGGGCATCGTCCTGGACGACCTCGACCAGGCCATCGGCACCCTCTCCGGCGGCCAGCGCCAGTCCGTGGCCATCGCCCGCGCCGTCTACTTCGGCGCCCGCGTCCTCATCCTCGACGAGCCCACCGCCGCCCTCGGCGTCAAACAGTCCGGCGTCGTCCTCAAATACATCGCCGCCGCCCGCGACAAGGGCCTGGGCGTCATCTTCATCACCCACAACCCCCACCACGCCTACATGGTCGGCGACCACTTCAGCGTCCTGCGCCTGGGCACCATGGAGTTGAGTGCGGCCCGCAGCGACGTCACCCTCGAAGAACTCACCAACCACATGGCCGGCGGCGCCGAACTCGCAGCCCTCAAACACGAACTGGCCCAAGTACGCGGCGTCGACGTCGAAAAGCTCCCCGAAGCCGAAGACCTCCAGACACCCGTCACCACCACCCCGGAAGGGAAGACGGCATGA
- a CDS encoding Gfo/Idh/MocA family protein gives MRNHDPLGVLVIGTGKMGADHVRRIEEVTSGARVVAVVDVDPARAEQVAAGIDGCKTYTDPVVAMASTDVDAVLIASPGAAHEAALLAAFSYDLPVLCEKPLTPDAASALRVLEAEQGLGRRRVQVGFMRRYDAEYLKLKSLLDTGQLGRPLMLHNRHRNLASPPWWTSAMHINDSVVHEMDVTRWLLGQEITAVTVLCPRPSQNAPEGLQDPQFVVMETDGGAIVDVEINVNCGFGYQVQAEVVCERGTARIGDGHGMVVNSAGRWGGTIAQDFIERFEDAYDREVQAWVDATRRGEVTGPSVWDGYAVAAVCEAGVRARTEGGRVEVELVERPALYHGGF, from the coding sequence ATGAGAAACCATGACCCGCTCGGCGTTCTCGTGATCGGTACCGGCAAGATGGGTGCCGATCACGTTCGTCGTATTGAGGAAGTCACCAGTGGAGCCCGGGTAGTTGCCGTCGTGGACGTCGATCCCGCGCGGGCCGAGCAGGTCGCTGCCGGGATCGACGGCTGCAAGACGTACACGGACCCGGTCGTCGCCATGGCATCCACCGATGTCGACGCCGTGCTCATCGCCTCGCCCGGGGCCGCTCACGAGGCGGCCCTGCTCGCGGCCTTCTCCTATGACCTGCCGGTGTTGTGCGAGAAGCCGCTCACGCCGGACGCGGCTTCCGCGCTGCGGGTACTGGAGGCCGAGCAGGGGCTGGGGCGTCGCCGGGTCCAGGTCGGGTTCATGCGGCGGTACGACGCCGAGTACCTGAAGCTCAAGTCGCTGCTCGACACGGGGCAGTTGGGCCGTCCGCTCATGCTGCACAACCGGCATCGCAATCTGGCCTCCCCGCCCTGGTGGACCAGCGCGATGCACATCAACGACTCCGTGGTGCACGAGATGGACGTGACCCGGTGGCTTCTCGGACAGGAGATCACCGCGGTCACCGTGCTGTGTCCGAGGCCGTCCCAGAACGCGCCTGAAGGCCTTCAGGACCCGCAGTTCGTCGTGATGGAGACCGACGGCGGCGCGATCGTCGACGTCGAGATCAACGTCAACTGCGGCTTCGGGTACCAGGTGCAGGCCGAGGTGGTCTGCGAGCGCGGGACCGCGCGGATCGGCGACGGTCATGGCATGGTCGTCAACTCGGCCGGCCGCTGGGGCGGGACCATCGCCCAGGACTTCATCGAGCGGTTCGAGGACGCCTACGACCGCGAGGTCCAGGCCTGGGTCGACGCCACCCGGCGCGGCGAGGTCACCGGGCCCAGTGTCTGGGACGGTTACGCGGTGGCCGCGGTCTGCGAGGCCGGCGTACGCGCGCGGACCGAGGGCGGGCGCGTCGAGGTGGAACTCGTCGAACGGCCCGCGCTGTACCACGGCGGTTTCTAG
- the iolB gene encoding 5-deoxy-glucuronate isomerase: protein MTTAYHLPAGKALGGPYVVDVNPEKAGWGYSSLRVLELPPGGSHTLSSGDSEWIVLSLSGACTVDTTDDFGHSTFDVQGRDSVFSGVSDFVYVPRDARTTITSPEGGRFALTGARCTRRLPARYGPASSVPVELRGTGNSSRQVNNFGAAGVFECDKLIAVEVITPGGNWSSFPPHKHDEHRPGEESVLEEIYYFEFADHEGTPGLGYQRVSPSGQGRNTDVLAEVRGGDVVLIPDGWHGPSMAVPGHHMYYLNVMAGPEADRAWLICDHPDHAWVRGTWPEQPVDARLPLYTAPEKS, encoded by the coding sequence ATGACCACCGCCTACCATCTCCCGGCAGGCAAGGCCCTCGGTGGCCCCTATGTCGTCGACGTCAACCCCGAGAAGGCCGGTTGGGGCTACTCCAGCCTCCGGGTGCTGGAGCTGCCCCCGGGCGGCTCCCACACGCTCTCCAGCGGCGACAGCGAGTGGATCGTGCTGTCCCTGAGCGGCGCCTGCACGGTCGACACGACGGACGACTTCGGCCACTCCACCTTCGACGTGCAGGGCCGCGACAGCGTGTTCAGTGGCGTCAGCGACTTCGTGTACGTGCCACGCGACGCCCGTACGACGATCACCTCCCCCGAGGGCGGGCGCTTCGCGCTCACCGGCGCGCGCTGTACCCGCCGCCTGCCCGCCCGCTACGGGCCCGCGTCCTCCGTACCGGTGGAGCTGCGCGGCACCGGGAACTCCTCCCGGCAGGTCAACAACTTCGGCGCGGCTGGCGTCTTCGAGTGCGACAAGCTGATCGCCGTCGAGGTGATCACACCAGGCGGCAACTGGTCGTCCTTCCCGCCGCACAAGCACGACGAGCACCGGCCCGGCGAGGAGTCGGTCCTGGAGGAGATCTACTACTTCGAGTTCGCGGACCACGAGGGCACACCCGGCCTCGGCTACCAGCGGGTGTCCCCGTCCGGCCAGGGCCGGAACACGGATGTGCTGGCCGAGGTGCGCGGCGGCGACGTCGTCCTCATCCCCGACGGCTGGCACGGGCCCTCCATGGCCGTGCCCGGCCACCACATGTACTACCTCAACGTCATGGCGGGCCCCGAGGCCGACCGCGCCTGGCTGATCTGCGACCACCCCGATCACGCCTGGGTCCGCGGCACCTGGCCCGAGCAGCCCGTCGACGCCCGTCTGCCCCTCTACACGGCCCCGGAGAAGTCCTGA
- a CDS encoding Cgl0159 family (beta/alpha)8-fold protein — protein MTISIADLATVRARHPEAVAEAAARRVRRPLIGDSGRLMIVAADHPARGALGVGDRRLAMANRADLLERLCAALSRPGVDGVLATADILDDLLLLGVLDGKVVMGSMNRGGLAGAVFEMDDRFTGHRAQDIARLRFDAGKLLLRINYDDPGSLTTLESTARAVDEMAARQLPLFVEPFISRRVDGRVRSDLSAEAVTRSIAIASGLGGTSAYTWLKLPVTDDPDDMAEVLETSTLPAVLLGGEVGGSPEEQDGAYERWRKALRLPTVQGLVVGRSLLYPSSGSVETAVDTAVGLL, from the coding sequence TTGACCATCAGCATCGCCGACCTCGCCACGGTCAGGGCCCGGCACCCGGAGGCCGTCGCGGAGGCCGCCGCCCGCCGGGTCCGGCGACCGCTGATCGGCGACAGCGGACGGCTCATGATCGTGGCCGCCGACCATCCGGCGCGCGGCGCCCTGGGCGTCGGCGACCGCCGGCTCGCCATGGCCAACCGAGCCGACCTGCTGGAACGCCTGTGCGCGGCGCTGTCGCGGCCCGGGGTGGACGGGGTGCTGGCCACCGCCGACATCCTGGACGACCTGCTGCTGCTCGGGGTGCTGGACGGCAAGGTCGTCATGGGGTCGATGAACCGCGGCGGGCTGGCCGGCGCGGTCTTCGAGATGGACGACCGCTTCACCGGGCACCGCGCGCAGGACATCGCCCGGCTGCGCTTCGACGCGGGCAAGCTGCTGCTGCGCATCAACTACGACGACCCTGGCTCGCTCACCACCCTGGAGTCCACCGCCCGCGCAGTGGACGAGATGGCGGCGCGCCAACTGCCGTTGTTCGTCGAGCCGTTCATCTCGCGCCGGGTCGACGGCCGGGTGCGCAGCGATCTGTCCGCCGAGGCGGTCACCCGCTCGATCGCCATAGCCTCGGGCCTCGGCGGCACCTCCGCCTACACCTGGCTGAAACTCCCCGTCACCGACGACCCGGACGACATGGCCGAGGTGCTGGAGACGTCGACACTGCCCGCCGTGCTGCTGGGCGGCGAGGTCGGCGGCTCCCCCGAGGAACAGGACGGCGCGTACGAGCGCTGGCGCAAGGCGCTGCGGCTGCCGACCGTGCAGGGGCTGGTCGTGGGCAGGTCGCTGCTCTACCCGTCTTCGGGCAGTGTGGAGACCGCCGTGGACACGGCGGTGGGGCTGCTGTGA
- the iolD gene encoding 3D-(3,5/4)-trihydroxycyclohexane-1,2-dione acylhydrolase (decyclizing) → MSTTPTRRLTVAQALVRFLSVQYTERDGVRQRLIAGTWGIFGHGNVAGLGQALLEAGEDAMPFHQGRNEQAMVHAAVGYARQLNRLSTQAVTTSIGPGATNLVTGAALATINRLPVLLLPGDYFATRTADPLLQQLEHPVEADLSVNDTLRPVSRYFDRVTRPEALIPSALNAVRVLTDPVETGAVTLSLPQDVQAEAYDWPEEFFAERVWHVRRPAPDPYELAEAVQAIRSAERPLIVAGGGIHHSQAEEALKALVDATGIPVASTQAGKGSLRYDHPADLGGIGHTGTAVSDDLARTADLIIGVGTRYTDFTTASNTLFQNPGVRFLNLNIAAFDAHKLAARTLVCDARAGLTALTDALAETGHRVGQVYEGEYRAGRERWDAVVEAAFRGDDSAVPTQTQVLGALDSVVGDDDVIINAAGSLPGDLHKLWRARSPRQYHLEYGYSCMGYEIPAGIGVQQAAPDTPVWSLVGDGTYLMMPTEIVTAVQEGLPVNLLLIQNHGYASIGGLSESVGGERFGTPYRYRAADGTFTGDPLPVDLAANAASLGMDVLRAKTVGELRTALATARASDRPTCVYVETDPTPTAPPAEAWWDVPVAETATRESAVQAREEYDRQVADRRRHL, encoded by the coding sequence ATGAGCACCACCCCTACCCGCCGTCTGACCGTCGCCCAGGCGCTGGTGCGGTTCCTGTCCGTCCAGTACACCGAGCGCGACGGCGTGCGTCAGAGGCTGATCGCCGGCACCTGGGGCATTTTCGGCCATGGCAATGTGGCGGGCCTCGGTCAGGCGCTTCTGGAGGCCGGTGAGGACGCGATGCCGTTCCACCAGGGCCGCAACGAGCAGGCGATGGTCCACGCTGCCGTCGGTTACGCCCGCCAGCTGAACCGGCTCTCCACCCAGGCCGTCACCACGTCCATCGGCCCCGGCGCCACCAACCTCGTCACCGGCGCCGCCCTCGCGACGATCAACCGTCTCCCGGTGCTGCTGCTCCCCGGCGACTACTTCGCGACGCGCACCGCGGACCCGCTGCTCCAGCAGCTGGAGCACCCGGTCGAGGCCGATCTTTCCGTCAACGACACCCTGCGCCCGGTCTCACGTTACTTCGACCGGGTGACGCGCCCCGAGGCACTGATCCCGTCCGCGCTGAACGCCGTACGCGTCCTCACGGACCCGGTGGAGACCGGTGCCGTCACCCTCTCCCTGCCGCAGGACGTGCAGGCGGAGGCGTACGACTGGCCGGAGGAGTTCTTCGCCGAGCGCGTCTGGCACGTCCGGCGTCCCGCGCCCGACCCGTACGAGCTGGCCGAGGCGGTCCAGGCGATCCGGTCCGCCGAGCGCCCGCTGATCGTCGCGGGCGGCGGGATCCACCACAGCCAGGCCGAGGAGGCGCTGAAGGCCCTGGTGGACGCCACCGGCATCCCCGTGGCCTCCACACAGGCCGGCAAGGGCTCCCTGCGCTACGACCACCCCGCCGACCTGGGCGGCATCGGCCACACCGGTACGGCGGTCAGCGACGACCTGGCCCGCACCGCCGACCTGATCATCGGCGTCGGGACGCGCTACACCGACTTCACGACCGCCTCGAACACGCTGTTCCAGAACCCCGGTGTGCGGTTCCTGAACCTCAACATCGCCGCCTTCGACGCCCACAAGCTGGCGGCGCGGACCCTCGTCTGCGACGCCCGTGCGGGCCTCACAGCGCTCACCGATGCGCTGGCGGAGACCGGGCACCGGGTCGGACAGGTGTACGAGGGCGAGTACCGGGCGGGCCGGGAGCGCTGGGACGCGGTCGTCGAGGCCGCCTTCCGGGGCGACGACTCGGCCGTGCCCACCCAGACGCAGGTGCTCGGCGCCCTGGACTCGGTCGTCGGCGACGACGACGTGATCATCAACGCGGCCGGTTCGCTCCCCGGTGACCTGCACAAGCTGTGGCGGGCCCGCAGCCCCCGCCAGTACCACCTGGAGTACGGCTACTCCTGCATGGGCTACGAGATCCCGGCGGGGATCGGCGTCCAGCAGGCCGCCCCGGACACCCCGGTCTGGTCGCTGGTCGGCGACGGCACCTATCTGATGATGCCGACCGAGATCGTCACCGCCGTCCAGGAAGGTCTGCCGGTCAACCTGCTCCTCATCCAGAACCACGGGTACGCCTCGATCGGCGGCCTCTCCGAGTCGGTCGGCGGCGAGCGTTTCGGCACCCCCTATCGCTACCGGGCCGCCGACGGCACCTTCACCGGCGACCCGCTGCCGGTCGACCTCGCGGCCAACGCGGCCAGCCTCGGCATGGACGTCCTGCGCGCCAAGACCGTGGGCGAGCTGCGTACGGCTCTGGCGACGGCCCGCGCCTCGGACCGGCCGACCTGTGTGTACGTCGAGACCGACCCGACGCCGACCGCTCCCCCGGCGGAGGCCTGGTGGGACGTACCGGTCGCCGAGACCGCCACTCGCGAGTCCGCCGTACAGGCCCGCGAGGAGTACGACCGCCAGGTGGCCGACCGCCGTCGGCACCTCTGA
- a CDS encoding sugar phosphate isomerase/epimerase family protein, which yields MTTPLDRIRVGSAPDSWGVWFPDDPVQVPWERFLDEVSEAGYRWIELGPYGYLPTDPARLTDEIVKRDLKVSAGTVFTGLHRGPSEWESTWEHVSQVAALTQAMDAKHLVVIPSFWRDDKTAEILEPPELTAEQWGHLARGMERLGREVKETYGLDIVVHPHADTHIDTETHVERFLDATDSDVVNLCLDTGHYAYCGGDSVKLIETYGERIGYLHLKQVDPAILADVVANEVPFGPAVQRGVMCEPPSGVPELGPVLTAAQKLGVDLFAIVEQDMYPCEPDKPLPIAVRTRQFLRSCGA from the coding sequence ATGACGACGCCGCTCGACCGCATCCGGGTCGGCTCGGCGCCGGACTCCTGGGGCGTCTGGTTCCCCGACGACCCGGTACAGGTGCCGTGGGAACGCTTCCTGGACGAGGTCTCCGAGGCCGGCTACCGCTGGATCGAACTGGGCCCGTACGGCTATCTGCCGACCGACCCGGCCCGTCTGACGGACGAGATCGTCAAGCGTGACCTCAAGGTGTCGGCCGGTACGGTCTTCACCGGCCTGCACCGGGGTCCGTCAGAGTGGGAGTCGACCTGGGAGCACGTCAGCCAGGTCGCCGCGCTCACGCAGGCGATGGACGCGAAGCACCTGGTCGTCATCCCCTCGTTCTGGCGGGACGACAAGACCGCCGAGATCCTGGAACCGCCGGAGCTGACCGCCGAGCAGTGGGGTCACCTCGCCCGGGGCATGGAGCGGCTCGGGCGCGAGGTCAAGGAGACGTACGGGCTCGACATCGTCGTCCATCCGCACGCGGACACCCACATCGACACCGAGACGCACGTGGAGCGGTTCCTCGACGCCACGGACTCCGACGTGGTCAACCTGTGCCTTGACACTGGGCACTACGCCTACTGCGGTGGGGACAGCGTCAAGCTGATCGAGACGTACGGTGAGCGGATCGGGTATCTGCACCTCAAGCAGGTGGATCCGGCGATCCTGGCTGATGTTGTCGCTAATGAGGTGCCCTTCGGGCCTGCTGTGCAGCGGGGGGTTATGTGTGAACCTCCTTCTGGGGTGCCGGAGTTGGGGCCTGTGCTGACTGCGGCGCAGAAGCTCGGCGTGGATCTGTTCGCGATTGTCGAGCAGGACATGTATCCCTGTGAACCGGACAAGCCGTTGCCGATTGCTGTGCGGACTCGGCAGTTCCTTCGGTCCTGCGGCGCATAG
- the iolC gene encoding 5-dehydro-2-deoxygluconokinase, translating to MTESAPPFDLVTMGRIGVDLYPLQSGVPLTLVQTFGKFLGGSAANVAVAAARLGRSSAVVTRTGADPFGDYLHQALREFGVDDRWVTPVAGLATPVTFCELFPPDDFPLHFYRRPTAPDLQIRTDELDFFGIRAARVFWITGTGLSEEPSRSATLAALKARDRAGITVFDLDWRPALWSNAAWSDPEEARPYYAEALRHATVAVGNLDECEIATGVREPRACAEALLAAGAELAVVKQGPKGVLALHRDGTTAEVPPVSVEVVNGLGAGDAFGGALCHGLLSGWDLERTMRYANTAGALVASRLACSSAMPTPSEVDDLLASGSRR from the coding sequence ATGACCGAGTCAGCCCCGCCCTTCGACCTGGTCACCATGGGCCGCATCGGAGTTGATCTCTATCCGCTGCAGTCCGGTGTACCGCTGACCCTAGTGCAGACGTTCGGAAAATTTCTCGGTGGGTCGGCTGCCAACGTCGCGGTCGCGGCGGCCCGTCTGGGCCGCTCCTCGGCCGTCGTCACCCGCACCGGCGCGGACCCCTTCGGCGACTATCTGCACCAGGCGCTACGGGAGTTCGGGGTCGACGACCGCTGGGTGACGCCGGTGGCCGGGCTGGCGACGCCGGTCACGTTCTGCGAGCTCTTCCCGCCGGACGACTTCCCGCTGCACTTCTACCGCCGACCGACCGCCCCTGACCTGCAGATACGCACCGATGAGCTGGATTTCTTCGGCATCCGGGCCGCCCGCGTCTTCTGGATCACCGGCACCGGTCTGAGCGAGGAACCGAGCCGCTCCGCCACGCTCGCCGCCCTCAAGGCCCGCGACCGGGCGGGCATCACGGTCTTCGACCTGGACTGGCGCCCGGCGCTTTGGAGCAACGCGGCCTGGAGCGACCCGGAGGAAGCCCGCCCGTACTACGCCGAGGCCCTTCGCCACGCGACCGTGGCGGTGGGCAACCTCGACGAGTGCGAGATCGCCACCGGCGTACGCGAACCGCGCGCCTGTGCCGAGGCTCTGCTGGCGGCCGGGGCCGAGCTGGCCGTCGTCAAGCAGGGCCCCAAGGGCGTGCTGGCGCTGCACCGCGACGGCACCACCGCCGAGGTCCCGCCGGTGTCCGTCGAGGTGGTCAACGGCCTGGGCGCGGGTGACGCGTTCGGCGGCGCCCTGTGCCACGGGCTGCTGTCCGGCTGGGACCTGGAGCGGACCATGCGGTACGCCAACACCGCCGGCGCCCTCGTCGCCTCCCGCCTCGCCTGCTCGTCCGCGATGCCGACCCCGTCCGAGGTCGACGACCTCCTCGCGAGCGGGTCGCGCCGATGA